Genomic DNA from Nitrososphaerales archaeon:
TATTCTATCTTATCAATACTGAATTCTTCCCTTATCCTGAATTTGGGTTCAGCGCCATACAGTATTTCATAAACCCTGTATACAATATTACTTGTCGAATCATATCCAATTTCAACAATTCTTCGAAAGGTTTCCAGCTTATGTTTTGACAGTATAGTTCCAATTCCTAGTTTACCTTCCTTTATATCAGCAACAACGGCGCTTGGTAGGGCTCTTACATCTATTTCTGTAGTAGCATGCATCAGTTCTTTGTTATTTGCACGCAAAACCACTTCCCTCTCAATCTTGTAATCCTTTAGTGCCTGCTTCTTAACCTCTACAATAACAGGCATGTTTAGCAGTATGCTTAACACTTGTTCTACAGTCCCAATCTCTGCGAGCAGGATCTTGTGTGATTTTCTTAGCTTGATGTTAGATTGCCTTTCCAGTTGCTGCAATTGAAGCAGCATCTCCCTACCAAAATCACCTTCTATACTTACCTTCATAACGTGATGCCTCGAAATACAACTAATATCACTGCAGCGGAAATTGTTACAACGCTCAGTGTCTTCAAGATCCTTTCATAACGATTTATTTTTGCCATTGCCTGTTCTTCCGATAAAGTCTTATCGTAATTGCCTCGCTTTAGTTCCTTATATGGTCTAGAGGTCTTTATTTCAACATAGCTTATAAAACCTGTTATAGACGCTGCCGCAAATGCTATCAAAGACACATTGTTGGTCTGTATTATGTATCCAGCAAGTAATGGGAGAGAACCCCAGGAAAAGGCAAACCAGACATCTGTGTGGAATTTACCATTAAAGAGTTCCA
This window encodes:
- a CDS encoding chorismate pyruvate-lyase family protein; protein product: MKVSIEGDFGREMLLQLQQLERQSNIKLRKSHKILLAEIGTVEQVLSILLNMPVIVEVKKQALKDYKIEREVVLRANNKELMHATTEIDVRALPSAVVADIKEGKLGIGTILSKHKLETFRRIVEIGYDSTSNIVYRVYEILYGAEPKFRIREEFSIDKIE